One Microbacterium esteraromaticum genomic window carries:
- a CDS encoding DUF3043 domain-containing protein, with amino-acid sequence MPNPTPAADDAPETPAVGKGRATPTRAEREAANRRPLVANTKEARAAAKADLQARRNRARIGMENGEDKYLPARDRGPQRRWVRDYVDAGWHISEWLMAAMLLVIVLSLIDVREVQLWAMVGLWGYMLLAVADMVLLSIRVKKKVAAKFGLERRERGLGWYAAMRSLQMRFMRLPKPQVKRGQYPA; translated from the coding sequence GTGCCCAACCCCACTCCTGCAGCCGACGACGCCCCCGAGACGCCCGCCGTGGGCAAGGGACGCGCCACTCCTACGCGCGCCGAGCGCGAGGCGGCCAACCGCCGCCCGCTGGTCGCGAACACCAAGGAGGCTCGCGCCGCGGCGAAGGCGGATCTGCAGGCGCGCCGCAATCGGGCGCGCATCGGCATGGAGAACGGCGAGGACAAGTACCTGCCTGCGCGCGACCGCGGCCCCCAGCGTCGCTGGGTGCGCGACTACGTGGACGCCGGCTGGCACATCTCGGAATGGCTGATGGCGGCGATGCTGCTGGTCATCGTGCTCAGCCTCATCGACGTGCGCGAGGTGCAGCTGTGGGCCATGGTCGGCCTGTGGGGCTACATGCTCCTCGCAGTCGCCGACATGGTGCTGCTGAGCATCCGCGTGAAGAAGAAGGTCGCGGCGAAGTTCGGACTCGAGCGCCGCGAGCGCGGCCTCGGCTGGTATGCCGCGATGCGGTCGCTGCAGATGCGCTTCATGCGTCTTCCGAAGCCGCAGGTCAAGCGCGGGCAGTACCCCGCCTGA
- a CDS encoding quinone-dependent dihydroorotate dehydrogenase, whose product MYSLLFRHVLARFDPEFAHHAAMAVIRVLGVPPFSWAARALTSPRRGQEVRALGLVFPSAFGVAAGFDKNGVGVRGLDALGFGHIEIGTVTAIPQDGNPKPRLFRLIADRAVINRMGFNNDGADAAAQRLAALRRRAPRAVIGVNIGKSRVVAVEDAIGDYVTSATRLAPLADYLAVNVSSPNTPGLRGLQAVETLAPLLRAVKQAAGDTPLLVKIAPDLPDDQIDAIARMAVAEGLAGIIAHNTTISRDGLATDPAVVEAAGAGGLSGAPLKERSLEVLAVVKQAVPDDFCVIAVGGVESADDVQRRLDAGATLVQGYTAFLYRGPLWARQINRGLRR is encoded by the coding sequence ATGTACTCACTGCTCTTCCGACACGTCCTCGCGCGCTTCGATCCCGAGTTCGCGCATCACGCCGCCATGGCGGTCATCCGCGTGCTCGGCGTGCCGCCCTTCTCGTGGGCGGCGCGGGCGCTGACCTCGCCGCGCCGCGGTCAGGAGGTGCGCGCCCTCGGCCTGGTCTTCCCCTCGGCGTTCGGCGTCGCGGCCGGCTTCGACAAGAACGGGGTCGGCGTTCGCGGCCTCGATGCGCTCGGCTTCGGACACATCGAGATCGGGACGGTGACGGCCATCCCGCAGGACGGCAACCCCAAGCCGCGCCTGTTCCGCCTCATCGCCGACAGGGCGGTGATCAACCGGATGGGCTTCAACAACGACGGCGCGGACGCGGCCGCGCAGCGTCTCGCCGCGCTGCGACGCCGTGCGCCGCGCGCCGTCATAGGCGTGAACATCGGCAAGAGCCGCGTCGTCGCCGTCGAGGACGCCATCGGCGACTACGTCACCTCCGCCACCAGACTCGCTCCGCTCGCCGACTACCTCGCCGTGAACGTCTCGTCACCGAACACTCCGGGTCTCCGCGGCCTGCAGGCGGTCGAGACGCTCGCGCCGCTGCTGCGCGCCGTCAAGCAGGCGGCGGGCGACACGCCGCTGCTCGTGAAGATCGCGCCGGACCTGCCGGACGATCAGATCGACGCGATCGCGCGCATGGCCGTCGCCGAAGGGCTGGCCGGGATCATCGCGCACAACACGACCATCTCGCGCGACGGGCTCGCCACCGACCCTGCCGTGGTCGAGGCCGCCGGTGCCGGGGGCCTGTCAGGCGCGCCGCTGAAGGAGCGCTCGCTCGAGGTCCTCGCGGTCGTGAAGCAGGCCGTGCCCGACGACTTCTGCGTCATCGCCGTCGGGGGAGTCGAGTCGGCTGACGACGTGCAGCGACGGCTGGATGCCGGTGCGACGCTCGTACAGGGCTACACGGCGTTCCTGTATCGGGGCCCGCTGTGGGCGAGGCAGATCAACAGAGGCCTGCGCCGCTGA
- the nrdR gene encoding transcriptional regulator NrdR: MHCPFCRHPDSRVIDSRTSDDGLSIRRRRQCPECGGRFSTTETASLMVIKRSGVMESFSRDKVISGVRKACQGRPVTEANLALLAQKVEEAVRQTGVSQLDTNEIGLAILGPLRELDEVAYLRFASVYQEFDSLEDFERAIGDLRADHATAGNDSDDR; encoded by the coding sequence ATGCACTGCCCCTTCTGCCGGCATCCGGATTCTCGCGTCATCGACTCGCGCACCAGCGACGACGGTCTGTCGATCCGTCGCAGACGGCAGTGCCCGGAATGCGGCGGACGCTTCTCGACGACCGAGACGGCGAGCCTCATGGTCATCAAGCGATCGGGCGTGATGGAGTCGTTCAGTCGCGACAAGGTCATCTCCGGTGTGCGGAAGGCCTGTCAGGGCCGCCCCGTGACCGAGGCCAACCTGGCTCTGCTCGCCCAGAAGGTCGAAGAGGCCGTGCGCCAGACCGGCGTCTCCCAGCTCGACACGAATGAGATCGGGCTCGCGATCCTCGGTCCGCTGCGCGAGCTCGACGAGGTCGCGTACCTGCGCTTCGCCAGCGTCTACCAGGAGTTCGACTCGCTGGAGGACTTCGAACGAGCGATAGGCGACCTGCGCGCCGATCACGCCACGGCGGGGAACGATTCCGACGACCGGTAA
- the hisD gene encoding histidinol dehydrogenase: MRTIDLRGQSLSPSDMLAAVPRATQARAEALEAAAAIVEAVRTTGESALRDQAERFDRVSGHVIRVPAEHVAEAAASVDPAVRAALEAAIDRVRRGSAAQVPAAQSTDIGPGARITQRWQPVTRAGVYIPGGKAPLASSVVMNVVPAQVAGVTSIALASPPQAAHGGRVHPTILAAADLLGIDEIYAIGGAGAIGALAHGVADLGLDPVDVVSGPGNNYVASAKRVVAGVVGTDSEAGATEILIVADADADATLIAVDLISQAEHDEQASAVLVTDSAELAERVASKVAELAATTAHAVRVAEALAGPQSAIVLVDDRAMAEAFSNAYAPEHLELHLADAAEAAERFTSAGAVFVGDQTPVSLGDYMAGSNHVLPTGGQARYAAGLGAYTFLRPQQVIEYDHAALAEVRAGVVALATAEVLPAHGEAVEARFTDAPR, from the coding sequence GTGCGCACGATCGATCTCCGAGGGCAGTCGCTCTCTCCCTCCGACATGCTCGCCGCGGTGCCGCGGGCCACTCAGGCGCGTGCCGAGGCGCTGGAGGCCGCGGCAGCCATCGTCGAGGCCGTCCGCACCACGGGTGAGTCGGCGCTGCGCGATCAGGCCGAGCGCTTCGATCGTGTGAGCGGTCACGTCATCCGCGTTCCCGCCGAGCACGTGGCCGAAGCCGCGGCGTCGGTCGATCCCGCTGTGCGCGCTGCGCTCGAGGCGGCGATCGATCGGGTGCGTCGAGGCTCCGCCGCCCAGGTGCCCGCGGCGCAGAGCACCGACATCGGGCCGGGCGCCAGGATCACCCAGCGCTGGCAGCCCGTCACCCGCGCGGGCGTGTACATCCCTGGCGGCAAGGCGCCACTGGCATCCAGCGTCGTGATGAACGTCGTCCCCGCGCAGGTCGCCGGTGTCACCTCGATCGCCCTGGCCTCGCCGCCCCAGGCGGCGCACGGCGGGCGCGTGCACCCCACGATCCTCGCGGCCGCCGACCTGCTCGGCATCGACGAGATCTACGCGATCGGCGGTGCGGGTGCGATCGGCGCTCTCGCGCACGGCGTCGCGGACCTCGGCCTGGATCCGGTCGACGTCGTCTCCGGACCCGGCAACAACTACGTCGCGTCTGCCAAGCGCGTCGTGGCCGGAGTCGTCGGCACGGATTCCGAGGCGGGCGCGACCGAGATCCTGATCGTCGCCGACGCGGATGCCGATGCGACCCTCATCGCCGTCGACCTCATCAGCCAGGCCGAGCACGACGAGCAGGCATCCGCCGTGCTGGTCACCGACTCCGCCGAGCTCGCCGAGCGGGTCGCATCGAAGGTCGCCGAACTCGCGGCCACCACCGCCCACGCCGTGCGCGTCGCCGAGGCGCTCGCCGGTCCGCAGTCGGCCATCGTGCTCGTCGACGACCGTGCGATGGCGGAGGCGTTCAGCAACGCGTACGCCCCTGAGCACCTCGAACTGCACCTCGCGGATGCCGCCGAGGCCGCCGAACGGTTCACGAGCGCGGGCGCGGTGTTCGTCGGCGATCAGACGCCCGTCAGCCTCGGCGACTACATGGCGGGTAGCAATCACGTGCTGCCCACCGGGGGACAGGCACGGTACGCCGCCGGTCTCGGCGCGTACACGTTCCTGCGCCCGCAGCAGGTCATCGAGTACGACCACGCCGCTCTGGCCGAGGTGCGCGCGGGGGTCGTCGCCCTTGCGACCGCCGAGGTGCTGCCCGCGCACGGCGAGGCCGTCGAGGCGCGCTTCACGGACGCTCCCAGGTGA